Proteins encoded within one genomic window of Methanobacterium sp.:
- a CDS encoding ABC transporter substrate-binding protein, protein MIYVCVDDTDNLNSRGTGRLARAIAAELSKKYTVLGVTRHQLYVHPDIPFTSHNSCAVIHVESDDKEQIDTIFEIAKKEIYDDFIEGSDPGLSVAHESQILPSLIAYAKDAKDTVLTQEKARTLAKNLNIRLEGLGGTEDGVIGSMAGLGLAFAGNDGRFLLKDDIRELLGPQPVEKLIEAGIDAIYTLDGRLVTEGVVFNDENKSVKPCPINGKCILFVDEKMNAIKRN, encoded by the coding sequence ATGATTTATGTATGCGTTGACGATACTGATAACTTAAACTCACGTGGTACAGGAAGACTTGCCCGTGCTATTGCAGCAGAACTATCTAAAAAATATACAGTGCTTGGCGTAACAAGGCATCAACTTTATGTACATCCAGATATCCCATTTACATCCCATAATAGCTGTGCAGTTATTCATGTGGAAAGTGATGATAAAGAACAGATCGATACTATTTTTGAGATCGCTAAAAAGGAAATATATGATGATTTTATTGAAGGAAGCGATCCAGGGCTTTCAGTGGCTCATGAAAGCCAGATTTTACCGTCACTCATTGCATATGCTAAAGATGCAAAAGATACTGTTTTAACCCAGGAAAAGGCAAGAACTCTGGCAAAAAATTTGAATATTCGCCTTGAAGGCCTTGGCGGAACAGAAGATGGAGTTATAGGATCTATGGCGGGGCTTGGATTAGCTTTCGCCGGGAATGACGGTAGATTTTTGCTTAAAGATGATATCAGAGAGCTATTAGGACCTCAGCCTGTTGAAAAATTGATTGAAGCAGGTATTGATGCAATATATACTCTTGACGGCCGGTTAGTAACTGAGGGTGTAGTATTTAATGATGAAAATAAGTCTGTGAAGCCATGTCCCATTAATGGGAAATGTATTCTTTTTGTTGATGAAAAAATGAATGCAATTAAGCGAAATTGA
- a CDS encoding DUF2149 domain-containing protein yields the protein MLRKHKRRLFNDASDEDPMAGSANLVDAMLVLSVGFLIFLVLSWNMQNVLFNDMTPQERQETMQAMKQVAEVQMGKEINETPLTSSGTGEGYTEMGTVYKDPKTGKLIMVQN from the coding sequence ATGCTCCGAAAACATAAACGCAGATTATTTAATGATGCAAGCGATGAAGATCCCATGGCTGGTTCAGCAAACCTGGTAGATGCAATGCTGGTTCTCTCTGTGGGCTTCCTTATTTTTCTTGTTTTATCATGGAACATGCAAAATGTTCTTTTCAATGATATGACGCCCCAGGAACGTCAGGAAACTATGCAAGCCATGAAACAGGTTGCAGAAGTTCAGATGGGTAAAGAAATTAATGAAACTCCTTTAACATCTTCTGGAACAGGAGAGGGCTATACTGAAATGGGAACAGTTTATAAAGACCCAAAAACAGGAAAATTGATAATGGTTCAAAATTAG
- a CDS encoding MotA/TolQ/ExbB proton channel family protein, translating into MAAELINGALSDILHAISQGLLIPVIIGLLLFMGYAIITFGSLLYEFYHRNKINVKQIEAMILSVSNPGTSEEIIRMVESSDLSREHKNILIDLANSHKIGPTSREALTRKLIENEELKAAKRIEKTDIVTRLGPTLGLMGTLIPMGPGLAALGAGDIQGLADAIIIAFDTTVVGLAAGGVAYVISKVRRRWYEEQISNLEALAESVLEVMKNAPKT; encoded by the coding sequence ATGGCGGCAGAATTAATCAATGGAGCATTAAGTGATATATTACATGCAATTTCACAGGGTCTTCTAATTCCAGTAATTATTGGTCTTTTACTCTTTATGGGATATGCCATCATTACATTTGGAAGTCTTTTATACGAATTCTATCACAGAAACAAAATTAACGTTAAGCAAATTGAAGCTATGATACTATCTGTATCAAATCCCGGCACCTCTGAAGAAATAATAAGGATGGTAGAATCCAGTGACTTATCCCGAGAACATAAAAATATTCTTATAGACTTGGCAAACAGCCATAAAATAGGTCCAACATCCAGAGAAGCATTAACCCGGAAGTTAATTGAAAATGAAGAGCTTAAAGCAGCTAAACGCATTGAAAAAACCGATATTGTAACCAGATTAGGGCCTACATTAGGCCTTATGGGTACCTTAATCCCTATGGGTCCGGGATTAGCCGCTTTAGGTGCTGGTGACATACAAGGGCTTGCTGATGCAATAATAATAGCATTTGATACTACAGTTGTAGGGCTTGCTGCTGGAGGAGTCGCATATGTGATTTCAAAGGTTCGAAGAAGATGGTATGAGGAGCAGATATCTAATTTAGAAGCTCTTGCAGAATCTGTTCTTGAGGTGATGAAAAATGCTCCGAAAACATAA
- a CDS encoding ABC transporter substrate-binding protein: MNNQKTLIIIAIAIIVVIALIGTYMAYQGAGSISNNQITDMIGRTVDMPAEVNRVYSLSSSSTVQLYMLAPDKMVGWDAQRSKEENVYMSAKYKNLPVYGGGKKDANYESIISSNPDIILIGHGGTVEDVNKIQQKFGHIPALDVEGDNNLTSIVPSIKFLGNILGESNKAEELIDYYNRILNQVNSTVATIPENEKKKVYYAQDPDGLKSYAAGAQHTNLIDICGGVNAVQVPIKKGGVAVSMELIIKWNPDVIITSNQQFYKTVYSNPQWQTINAVKNKEVYLVPQSPYNWFEGPPGANTIMGIPWTAKVLYPDKFKDMDLKGLTKEFYSNFYHYNLTDEQVTDILSCSGLKEF; the protein is encoded by the coding sequence ATGAATAATCAAAAGACACTAATAATCATTGCAATTGCAATCATAGTAGTTATTGCTTTAATTGGAACGTATATGGCATATCAAGGGGCTGGTTCCATTTCAAATAATCAAATTACAGACATGATAGGAAGAACTGTCGACATGCCCGCAGAAGTTAATAGAGTTTACTCTCTTAGTTCTTCATCTACAGTGCAGCTTTACATGCTTGCGCCTGATAAAATGGTGGGTTGGGATGCTCAAAGATCCAAAGAGGAAAATGTTTATATGTCTGCTAAGTATAAAAATCTTCCAGTTTACGGTGGGGGGAAAAAAGACGCTAATTATGAATCTATAATCTCATCAAATCCTGATATTATCTTGATTGGCCATGGTGGAACTGTAGAAGACGTTAATAAAATACAGCAAAAATTTGGCCATATTCCGGCTCTAGATGTGGAAGGAGATAATAATTTAACCAGCATAGTTCCCTCAATTAAATTTTTAGGCAATATACTCGGGGAATCGAATAAAGCAGAGGAATTAATAGATTACTACAATAGAATTTTAAATCAGGTTAATAGTACAGTGGCAACCATTCCAGAAAATGAAAAGAAAAAGGTTTACTATGCACAGGATCCAGATGGTTTAAAATCATATGCTGCAGGCGCCCAGCATACAAACCTGATTGACATCTGTGGAGGAGTTAACGCTGTTCAAGTCCCAATAAAAAAGGGTGGTGTAGCAGTATCCATGGAATTAATTATAAAATGGAATCCTGATGTAATCATTACCAGTAATCAGCAGTTTTACAAAACTGTGTATTCAAACCCCCAGTGGCAGACAATAAACGCAGTTAAAAATAAAGAAGTGTATTTAGTGCCTCAATCACCTTATAACTGGTTTGAAGGTCCACCGGGAGCTAATACAATAATGGGCATTCCATGGACTGCAAAAGTACTCTATCCTGATAAATTCAAGGATATGGACTTAAAAGGGCTTACAAAGGAGTTTTATTCTAACTTCTACCATTATAACTTGACTGATGAACAGGTTACAGATATATTGAGCTGTTCAGGACTAAAAGAATTTTAG
- a CDS encoding iron ABC transporter permease has translation MIIPLILLFFISFLIGRYPVSPNEVIMAIASKLSLINSTLSPAVNTIIFDIRLPRILAAMMVGASLSVAGASFQGLFQNPLVSPDKLGVSAGAGFGAAFAILFSASVFMIQFSAFAWGIIAVGLTYFLGRTFKGTSMLTLVLCGIAVASFFSALLSLIKYVADPYGQLQTIVFWLMGSLASVNNLDIIIMGIPIAIGTIILLLIRWRINVLSMGEEEAQTLGVNTKRLQAIIIICCTIVTASAVSICGIIGWIGLVIPHIARMIVGPDHKVLLPASIILGAFFLLLIDNVARTITTTEIPLGILTAIIGAPFFLYLLMKSKEVWS, from the coding sequence ATGATCATCCCGCTGATTCTCCTGTTTTTCATCTCATTTCTTATTGGAAGGTATCCAGTATCTCCAAATGAAGTTATAATGGCCATAGCATCTAAATTGTCTTTAATAAACTCCACTTTATCTCCTGCAGTTAACACCATCATTTTTGATATAAGACTACCCCGAATACTTGCTGCAATGATGGTTGGAGCCTCCTTATCAGTTGCAGGGGCATCTTTTCAAGGATTGTTCCAGAATCCGCTGGTTTCTCCAGATAAATTGGGTGTTTCGGCCGGTGCAGGATTTGGAGCAGCCTTTGCAATTCTTTTTTCAGCCAGCGTGTTTATGATACAGTTTTCGGCTTTTGCATGGGGTATAATAGCTGTTGGTTTAACCTACTTTTTAGGGAGAACTTTTAAAGGCACTTCAATGCTTACCCTGGTTTTATGCGGAATTGCAGTTGCATCATTCTTTTCAGCACTGCTATCTCTGATTAAATATGTCGCAGATCCCTACGGACAGCTGCAGACCATTGTATTCTGGCTTATGGGAAGTCTGGCATCAGTAAATAATCTGGATATAATTATAATGGGAATCCCGATAGCCATAGGTACAATAATTCTCTTATTGATACGATGGAGGATAAATGTCCTTTCTATGGGTGAAGAGGAAGCCCAAACGCTGGGAGTGAATACAAAAAGGTTACAGGCAATTATAATTATCTGCTGTACAATTGTAACTGCCTCAGCAGTAAGTATATGTGGTATTATTGGATGGATTGGGCTTGTAATACCCCATATAGCCAGAATGATAGTTGGACCTGATCATAAAGTGCTTTTACCTGCAAGTATTATTTTAGGTGCATTTTTCCTTTTATTAATAGATAATGTTGCCAGAACAATCACAACCACTGAAATTCCCCTTGGAATCTTAACTGCTATAATAGGTGCTCCATTCTTCTTATATCTTCTTATGAAAAGCAAGGAGGTGTGGTCATGA
- a CDS encoding ABC transporter ATP-binding protein, whose amino-acid sequence MSHLMEMINGTFSYNGSENIFEDINFSVEKGDVFCILGANGAGKTTLIKCLNGLMRLSSGKVLLNGKDIYSLNHSEIAKNIGHIPQIHNSTFSFSVLDVVLMGRAPHLDIFSSPSEKDIKIAKKSLKSLNIYHMKDKPYTEISGGEQQLVFIARILTQEPDVLLLDEPTSHLDFGNQIRTLNIIEKLAKNGLSVIMSSHFPDHAFISSNKVAIMKGKNFIDIGAPDEVITEENMEKAYGIKVKIADMDHRRACVPLKIK is encoded by the coding sequence ATGAGTCATTTAATGGAAATGATAAATGGAACTTTCTCCTATAACGGAAGCGAAAATATTTTTGAGGATATTAATTTTTCAGTTGAAAAAGGAGATGTTTTCTGTATTTTAGGGGCAAATGGTGCCGGTAAAACTACTCTGATTAAATGTTTAAATGGTTTAATGAGATTAAGTTCTGGAAAAGTTCTCTTGAATGGTAAAGATATTTATTCCCTTAACCACTCTGAAATAGCCAAAAATATAGGCCATATTCCTCAAATACATAATTCCACATTTTCATTTAGTGTGCTGGATGTAGTATTAATGGGAAGAGCACCCCATCTGGATATATTTTCTTCTCCCAGCGAAAAAGACATTAAAATCGCTAAAAAATCCTTAAAATCCCTTAACATTTATCATATGAAAGATAAACCTTACACTGAAATCAGTGGAGGAGAACAGCAGCTTGTTTTTATTGCAAGGATCTTAACACAGGAACCAGACGTTTTACTTCTGGATGAACCCACTTCTCATCTCGATTTTGGTAATCAAATACGTACACTTAATATTATTGAAAAATTAGCTAAAAATGGCCTTTCTGTCATAATGTCTTCTCATTTCCCTGATCATGCCTTTATTTCATCAAATAAAGTGGCAATAATGAAAGGAAAAAATTTTATTGATATCGGCGCTCCGGATGAGGTAATAACCGAAGAAAACATGGAAAAGGCCTATGGAATTAAGGTAAAAATTGCAGATATGGATCATAGAAGGGCATGCGTTCCATTAAAGATAAAATAG